Proteins encoded in a region of the Salipiger sp. CCB-MM3 genome:
- a CDS encoding antibiotic biosynthesis monooxygenase family protein: protein MIAIIFEVIPAAGRKDDYLDIAAAMRPMAEEIEGFISVERFQSLTNPGKLLSISFFEDEAAVARWRSLAEHRGAQKAGREGIFADYRLRVCHVLRDYGMEDRAEAPQDSLAVHG, encoded by the coding sequence ATGATCGCCATCATCTTCGAGGTCATCCCCGCAGCGGGGCGCAAGGATGACTATCTCGACATCGCCGCCGCCATGCGCCCCATGGCCGAAGAGATCGAGGGGTTCATCTCGGTCGAGCGCTTTCAGAGCCTCACCAACCCCGGCAAGCTTCTGTCGATCAGCTTTTTCGAAGACGAAGCGGCGGTGGCGCGGTGGCGCAGCCTGGCCGAGCACCGCGGCGCGCAGAAGGCCGGGCGCGAGGGGATTTTCGCGGACTACCGGCTGCGGGTGTGCCATGTGCTGCGCGATTACGGCATGGAGGACCGGGCCGAGGCGCCGCAGGACAGTCTCGCCGTGCACGGCTGA
- the deoC gene encoding deoxyribose-phosphate aldolase has product MSDTMTRDETRLLPQVHEPRNPGMPLDMDVVMRCTANRSAIERRAATLPGRRSVKKDYQAAWLARAISCIDLTTLAGDDTPGRVARLCAKARQPVRADILEALGLEGLTTGAVCVYHDMIAPAVAALEGTGIPVAAVSTGFPAGLSPFHLRVAEITESVKAGAREIDIVISRRHVLTGDWQALYDEMRAFREACGEAHVKAILATGELGTLQNVARASMVCMMAGADFIKTSTGKESVNATLPVSLVMMRAIREYFEETGYRVGYKPAGGISKAKDAVTYLALVKEELGDRWLQPDLYRFGASSLLGDIERQLEHHVTGAYSASWRHATS; this is encoded by the coding sequence ATGTCTGACACGATGACCCGAGACGAGACCCGCCTGCTGCCGCAGGTTCACGAGCCGCGCAACCCCGGCATGCCGCTCGATATGGATGTGGTCATGCGCTGCACCGCCAACCGCTCGGCGATCGAGCGCCGCGCCGCGACGCTGCCGGGCCGCCGCTCGGTGAAGAAGGACTATCAGGCGGCGTGGCTCGCGCGCGCCATCAGCTGCATCGACCTGACCACGCTGGCGGGCGACGACACGCCGGGCCGCGTCGCGCGGCTCTGCGCCAAGGCGCGCCAGCCGGTGCGGGCCGATATCCTCGAGGCGCTGGGGCTCGAAGGGCTGACCACCGGCGCGGTCTGCGTTTATCACGATATGATCGCCCCCGCCGTCGCGGCGCTGGAGGGCACCGGCATTCCCGTGGCCGCGGTCTCCACCGGCTTCCCGGCGGGGCTCTCGCCCTTCCATCTGCGCGTTGCCGAGATCACCGAGAGCGTGAAGGCGGGCGCGCGGGAGATCGACATCGTCATCTCGCGCCGTCACGTGCTGACCGGCGACTGGCAGGCGCTCTATGACGAGATGCGCGCCTTCCGCGAGGCCTGCGGCGAGGCGCATGTTAAGGCGATCCTCGCCACCGGCGAGCTGGGCACGCTGCAGAACGTTGCGCGCGCCTCGATGGTCTGCATGATGGCGGGCGCCGATTTCATCAAGACCTCGACCGGCAAGGAAAGCGTCAACGCGACCCTGCCCGTGAGTCTCGTGATGATGCGGGCGATCCGCGAATATTTCGAAGAGACCGGCTATCGCGTCGGTTACAAGCCTGCGGGCGGGATTTCCAAGGCCAAGGATGCGGTGACTTATCTGGCGCTGGTCAAGGAAGAGCTGGGCGACCGCTGGCTGCAGCCCGACCTTTACCGCTTCGGGGCCTCTTCGCTGCTGGGCGACATCGAGCGCCAGCTGGAACACCACGTGACCGGGGCCTACTCGGCCTCCTGGCGCCACGCCACGAGCTGA
- a CDS encoding putative nucleotide-diphospho-sugar transferase, protein MTQNETAPRRGVIYTAWGREHVDVARRSAASVKRWNPEIETAIWCKEGDDTSGFDAGFIIPEGMKRPKIELLSQSPYDETLYLDNDTIIRSDLGPMFGLLRKYELCGAQVILWHRKRHLKKIELDLPESFPEINCGVLLYRKTPRTDAFFDDWVRRYLASGMKIDQPAFREALWQSDVNFYVLPPQFNKRVFEASELIWSDAPKPRILHLELLRPQKNGFLRWLSNRIR, encoded by the coding sequence ATGACGCAAAATGAGACCGCGCCGCGCCGCGGAGTGATCTATACCGCCTGGGGCCGCGAGCATGTCGATGTCGCGCGGCGGTCGGCGGCGAGCGTCAAGCGCTGGAACCCGGAAATCGAGACGGCGATCTGGTGCAAGGAGGGGGATGATACCTCGGGCTTCGACGCCGGGTTCATCATCCCCGAGGGGATGAAACGTCCGAAAATTGAGCTGCTCTCGCAGTCGCCCTATGACGAGACCCTCTATCTCGACAACGACACGATCATCCGCAGCGATCTTGGCCCGATGTTCGGGCTGCTGCGCAAGTATGAGCTCTGCGGCGCGCAGGTGATCCTGTGGCACCGCAAACGGCACCTCAAGAAAATCGAACTCGACCTGCCCGAGAGCTTCCCCGAGATCAACTGCGGCGTGCTGCTCTATCGCAAGACGCCGCGCACCGACGCCTTTTTTGACGATTGGGTGCGCCGCTATCTCGCCTCGGGGATGAAGATCGACCAGCCCGCCTTCCGCGAGGCGCTGTGGCAGTCGGATGTGAATTTCTACGTGCTGCCGCCGCAATTCAACAAGCGCGTCTTTGAGGCGTCGGAACTGATCTGGTCCGACGCGCCGAAACCGCGCATCCTGCACCTTGAACTTTTGCGCCCGCAGAAGAACGGTTTTCTGCGCTGGCTGTCCAACCGTATCCGCTGA
- a CDS encoding amino acid aminotransferase, whose translation MFETLKEQPADKILMLMQAYREDPREQKIDLGVGVYKDASGNTPVMHAIKAAEKQLWESETTKAYTGLAGDPAFSNAMIELVLGDAVPRETVAAAATPGGTGAVRQGFDMIKQANPKARVFVSDPTWPNHLSILKHMGLEIVPYRYFDNETRAVDFVGMIADLHQVMPGDVVLLHGCCHNPTGANLNLAQWKAVTELLLEKEGTPMIDIAYQGFGDGLEEDAAGVRLVASSVPECLIAASCSKNFGIYRERTGLLMAVAKDAGAQKLNQSTLNYLNRQNYSFPPDHGARLVSMVLADPELRADWAAELEAVRLSMLRLREQLASELQRLSGSDRFGFIAQHRGMFSRLGATPEQVETMRRDHGVYMVGDSRLNIAGLNETTVPILAEAIIKSGV comes from the coding sequence ATGTTCGAGACTCTGAAAGAGCAACCCGCCGACAAGATCCTGATGCTGATGCAGGCCTACCGCGAAGACCCGCGGGAGCAGAAGATCGACCTCGGGGTCGGCGTCTACAAGGACGCCAGCGGCAACACGCCCGTCATGCATGCCATCAAGGCCGCGGAAAAGCAGCTCTGGGAGAGTGAGACCACCAAGGCCTATACCGGTCTGGCGGGCGATCCGGCTTTCTCGAACGCTATGATCGAGCTGGTGCTGGGCGATGCCGTCCCGCGTGAGACTGTGGCCGCGGCAGCGACGCCGGGCGGCACCGGCGCGGTGCGTCAGGGCTTTGACATGATCAAGCAGGCCAACCCCAAGGCCCGCGTCTTCGTGTCCGACCCGACCTGGCCGAACCACCTGTCGATCCTCAAGCACATGGGGCTCGAGATCGTCCCCTACCGCTATTTCGACAATGAGACCCGCGCCGTCGATTTCGTCGGCATGATCGCCGACCTGCATCAGGTGATGCCGGGGGACGTGGTGCTGCTGCACGGCTGCTGCCACAACCCCACCGGCGCCAACCTCAACCTCGCGCAGTGGAAGGCGGTCACCGAACTGCTGCTCGAGAAAGAGGGCACGCCGATGATCGACATCGCCTATCAGGGCTTTGGCGACGGGCTGGAAGAGGATGCGGCGGGCGTGCGTCTCGTGGCCTCCTCGGTGCCCGAGTGCCTGATCGCCGCCTCCTGCTCGAAGAACTTCGGCATCTACCGCGAGCGCACCGGCCTGCTGATGGCGGTGGCCAAGGATGCTGGCGCGCAGAAGCTGAACCAGAGCACGCTGAACTACCTCAACCGTCAGAACTATTCCTTCCCGCCGGATCACGGCGCGCGTCTGGTGTCGATGGTTCTGGCCGATCCCGAGCTGCGCGCCGATTGGGCGGCGGAACTCGAAGCGGTGCGCCTGTCGATGCTGCGCCTGCGCGAGCAACTGGCGTCGGAGCTGCAGCGCCTGTCGGGTTCCGACCGCTTCGGTTTTATCGCCCAGCACCGCGGCATGTTCTCGCGCCTCGGTGCCACGCCCGAGCAGGTCGAGACCATGCGCCGCGACCACGGTGTCTACATGGTGGGCGACTCGCGTCTGAACATCGCCGGGCTGAACGAGACCACCGTGCCGATCCTCGCCGAGGCGATCATCAAATCTGGCGTCTGA
- the rlmH gene encoding 23S rRNA (pseudouridine(1915)-N(3))-methyltransferase RlmH has protein sequence MRVHLCVVGRLRSGPERDLIDDYLKRFDRTGRALGLGPVSVSEVEDRKGGGMAAEAVLLRKAIPSGAKLCVLDERGRLMSSPDFSRQVADFRDQGVGDLAFVIGGADGIDPSLRAEADMALSFGQMVWPHMLVRVMLSEQLYRAASILAGSPYHRV, from the coding sequence ATGCGCGTGCATCTCTGCGTCGTGGGCCGGCTTCGGTCTGGCCCCGAGCGCGACCTTATTGACGATTATCTTAAGCGGTTCGACCGCACCGGGCGGGCGCTTGGCCTCGGCCCGGTGAGCGTTTCAGAAGTCGAAGACCGCAAGGGCGGCGGTATGGCCGCCGAAGCCGTGCTGCTGCGCAAGGCGATCCCTTCGGGGGCCAAACTGTGTGTGCTGGATGAGCGCGGCAGGCTGATGAGCTCCCCCGACTTCTCCCGGCAGGTCGCGGATTTCCGCGATCAGGGGGTGGGGGATCTGGCCTTCGTCATCGGCGGTGCGGACGGGATTGACCCGTCACTGCGGGCCGAGGCGGATATGGCGCTGTCTTTCGGGCAGATGGTCTGGCCGCATATGCTGGTGCGGGTGATGCTGTCAGAACAGCTCTACCGCGCAGCCTCGATTCTGGCCGGAAGTCCTTATCATCGCGTCTGA
- a CDS encoding aldehyde dehydrogenase family protein, which produces MGVKEIFESMDYGPAPESAADALTWIVDQGSRFGCYIDGGFTKPGATFESRNPATGEVLAEVTQATQGDVDAAVKAARAAQPGWAKLGGKGRARFLYALARLLQKHARLMAVLETLDNGKPIRESRDIDVPLVARHFYYHAGCAQLMDAELPGREALGVCGQIVPWNFPLLMLAWKIAPALAMGNTVVLKPAEWTSLTALCFADLCQQAGLPKGVVNIVTGDGAVGEMITGAEVDKIAFTGSTEVGRKIRAATAGSGKSLTLELGGKSAYVVFEDADLDSAVEGLVDAIWFNQGQVCCAGSRLLVQEGIAERFHDKLKARMDKLRLGDPLDKCIDIGAIVDPEQKGRIEALMQKAAGEGEVYTGCAAPEGCFIAPTLVTGLSPASLLMQEEIFGPVLVSTTFRTPSEAVQIANNTRYGLAASVWSENINTALDVAPKLEAGVVWINGSNMFDAAAPFGGLRESGFGREGGWEGLGAYTRPAGKAKALKKVEPFAGESAEPQDVDRTAKLYIGGKQARPDGGYAQNIYDKKGRLLGQAPISSRKDIRNAVEAARGAAGWSSATAHNRAQVIYFIAENLQARAGEFAARIDAMTGGKGGAAEVEASVDRLFTYAAWADKYEGAVKPVPLRGTALALRKPTGVIGAFCPDEAPLLGLVSVMAPAIAMGNRVVLVASEPFPLAATDFYQVLDTSDLPGGVVNILTGPHEELASTLASHMDVEAVWSFSSSDLSKAIEAGAAGNLKRTWVNDGKARDWSAAAGEGEPFLEAATEVQTVWIPWGA; this is translated from the coding sequence ATGGGCGTGAAAGAGATTTTCGAGAGCATGGACTACGGACCGGCCCCCGAGAGCGCCGCGGATGCGCTGACTTGGATTGTCGATCAGGGCTCGCGTTTTGGCTGCTATATCGACGGCGGCTTCACCAAGCCGGGCGCGACCTTCGAGAGCCGCAACCCCGCCACCGGCGAGGTGCTGGCCGAGGTCACGCAGGCCACGCAGGGCGACGTCGACGCAGCGGTGAAAGCCGCGCGCGCGGCGCAGCCGGGCTGGGCGAAGCTGGGCGGCAAGGGCCGGGCGCGCTTCCTCTATGCGCTGGCGCGGCTGCTGCAGAAACATGCGCGGCTGATGGCGGTGCTGGAGACGCTGGACAACGGCAAGCCGATCCGCGAGAGCCGCGACATCGACGTGCCGCTCGTGGCGCGGCATTTCTACTACCACGCGGGCTGTGCGCAGCTGATGGACGCGGAGCTTCCGGGGCGGGAGGCGCTGGGCGTCTGCGGCCAGATCGTGCCGTGGAACTTCCCGCTGCTGATGCTGGCCTGGAAAATCGCTCCGGCGCTGGCGATGGGCAATACGGTGGTGCTGAAACCCGCCGAGTGGACCTCGCTCACCGCGCTCTGCTTTGCCGATCTCTGCCAGCAGGCCGGGCTGCCGAAGGGCGTCGTGAACATCGTCACCGGCGACGGTGCCGTGGGCGAGATGATCACCGGCGCCGAGGTCGACAAGATCGCCTTCACCGGCTCGACCGAGGTGGGGCGCAAGATCCGCGCCGCCACCGCGGGCAGCGGCAAGTCGCTGACGCTCGAGCTGGGCGGCAAATCGGCCTATGTGGTCTTTGAAGACGCAGACCTCGACAGCGCGGTCGAAGGGCTGGTGGACGCCATCTGGTTCAACCAGGGGCAGGTCTGCTGCGCGGGCTCGCGCCTGCTGGTACAGGAGGGCATCGCCGAGCGCTTCCACGACAAGCTCAAGGCACGGATGGACAAGCTGCGCCTTGGCGATCCGCTCGACAAGTGCATCGACATCGGCGCCATCGTCGATCCCGAGCAGAAGGGCCGGATTGAGGCGCTGATGCAGAAGGCCGCGGGTGAGGGCGAGGTCTACACCGGTTGCGCCGCGCCCGAGGGCTGTTTCATCGCGCCGACGCTGGTGACGGGTCTCTCGCCCGCATCGCTGCTGATGCAGGAAGAGATCTTCGGCCCGGTGCTGGTCTCGACCACCTTCCGCACCCCGTCCGAGGCGGTGCAGATCGCCAACAACACGCGCTATGGCCTCGCGGCCTCGGTCTGGTCGGAAAACATCAACACCGCCCTCGACGTGGCGCCGAAGCTCGAGGCCGGGGTGGTCTGGATCAACGGCAGCAATATGTTCGATGCGGCGGCGCCCTTTGGCGGGTTGCGCGAGAGCGGCTTTGGCCGCGAGGGCGGCTGGGAAGGGCTTGGCGCCTACACGCGGCCGGCGGGCAAGGCGAAGGCGCTGAAGAAGGTTGAGCCCTTCGCCGGTGAGAGCGCCGAGCCGCAGGATGTGGACCGCACAGCCAAGCTCTACATCGGCGGCAAGCAGGCGCGGCCCGATGGGGGCTACGCGCAGAACATCTACGACAAGAAGGGCCGTCTGCTGGGGCAGGCGCCGATCTCGTCGCGCAAGGACATCCGCAACGCCGTCGAGGCGGCGCGGGGGGCGGCGGGCTGGTCGTCGGCCACGGCACACAACCGCGCGCAGGTGATCTATTTCATCGCCGAGAACCTGCAGGCGCGGGCGGGCGAGTTCGCGGCGCGGATCGACGCGATGACCGGCGGCAAGGGAGGCGCGGCAGAGGTCGAGGCCTCGGTCGACCGGCTGTTCACCTATGCCGCTTGGGCCGACAAATACGAGGGTGCGGTGAAGCCCGTCCCGCTGCGCGGCACCGCGCTGGCTCTGCGCAAGCCCACCGGTGTGATCGGTGCCTTCTGCCCGGACGAGGCGCCGCTGCTGGGGCTGGTGTCGGTGATGGCGCCCGCTATCGCTATGGGTAACCGCGTGGTGCTGGTCGCCTCCGAGCCCTTCCCGTTGGCGGCGACGGATTTCTATCAGGTGCTCGACACGTCGGACCTGCCGGGCGGGGTGGTCAACATCCTGACCGGTCCGCATGAAGAGCTTGCCTCGACCCTTGCCAGCCACATGGATGTGGAGGCGGTGTGGAGCTTTTCCTCGTCGGACCTGTCGAAAGCCATCGAGGCGGGCGCTGCGGGCAACCTCAAGCGCACATGGGTCAACGACGGCAAGGCGCGCGACTGGTCCGCGGCGGCGGGGGAGGGCGAGCCCTTCCTCGAGGCGGCGACCGAGGTGCAGACCGTCTGGATCCCCTGGGGCGCGTGA
- the sseA gene encoding 3-mercaptopyruvate sulfurtransferase, with the protein MASDDPKTLVSTDWLARHLKDPDLRLLDASWYLPGSGRDPKAEYEAAHIPGARFFDIDEISDLRSELPHMVPPVDKFMSRMRALGVGDGHQIVVYDGAGLFSAARVWWLFKLMGHDDIAVLDGGLPKWQAEGREIEDLPPIIRDRHMMVRRQNHLVKDVTQVSAAAKLRDHEIIDARGAERFRGAVPEPRPGLRAGHIPGSKNVPFSVLLNGDQTLKAPDALRAAFEAAGVDLSKPAITTCGSGVTAAILSLALTRMGKTDHALYDGSWSEWGQFPTLPVATGED; encoded by the coding sequence ATGGCAAGTGACGATCCCAAGACGCTGGTGTCGACCGACTGGCTGGCGCGCCACCTGAAGGACCCGGACCTGCGCCTGCTCGATGCGAGCTGGTACCTGCCGGGCTCGGGCCGCGATCCGAAAGCCGAATATGAGGCCGCGCATATTCCCGGCGCGCGCTTCTTCGACATTGACGAGATTTCCGACCTGCGCTCGGAGCTGCCGCATATGGTGCCGCCGGTGGACAAGTTCATGTCCCGGATGCGCGCCTTGGGCGTCGGCGATGGCCATCAGATCGTGGTCTACGATGGCGCTGGCCTGTTTTCCGCCGCCCGCGTGTGGTGGCTGTTCAAGCTTATGGGCCATGACGATATCGCGGTGCTCGACGGCGGTCTGCCGAAATGGCAGGCCGAGGGCCGCGAGATCGAGGACCTGCCGCCCATCATCCGCGACCGCCACATGATGGTGCGCCGCCAGAATCATCTGGTGAAGGATGTCACGCAGGTCTCTGCCGCTGCCAAGCTGCGCGATCACGAGATCATCGATGCCCGCGGCGCCGAGCGCTTTCGCGGCGCCGTGCCCGAGCCGCGGCCGGGTCTGCGCGCGGGGCACATCCCCGGATCGAAGAACGTGCCTTTCTCGGTGCTGCTCAATGGCGATCAGACGCTGAAGGCGCCCGATGCGCTGCGCGCCGCCTTCGAGGCCGCCGGGGTCGATCTGAGCAAACCCGCGATCACCACCTGCGGCTCGGGCGTCACCGCGGCGATCCTGAGCCTTGCCCTGACACGCATGGGAAAGACCGACCATGCCCTTTATGACGGGTCCTGGAGCGAGTGGGGGCAATTCCCCACGCTGCCCGTCGCCACCGGAGAGGACTGA
- a CDS encoding ureidoglycolate lyase, whose translation MKGIAIKPLTAEAFAPFGEVLEIKGAPDKIINQGLCGRHHDRAEMDFGPGGRAGISLFDAEPRALPYTLALVERHPEGSQAFLPMHQNEWLVIVAEPGADGNAAPGAIHAFLAAPGQGINFHRGTWHGVLTPLHAPGLFAVVDRIGETPNLEEHWLEEPLLITRG comes from the coding sequence ATGAAAGGGATCGCCATCAAGCCGCTGACCGCCGAAGCCTTTGCTCCGTTTGGCGAAGTGCTGGAGATTAAGGGCGCGCCCGACAAGATCATCAATCAGGGTCTATGCGGGCGGCATCACGACCGCGCCGAGATGGACTTCGGTCCCGGCGGACGTGCGGGCATCAGCCTTTTCGACGCCGAGCCGCGCGCCCTTCCCTACACGCTGGCCCTGGTCGAGCGGCACCCCGAGGGCAGTCAGGCCTTCCTGCCCATGCATCAGAACGAATGGCTGGTGATCGTGGCCGAGCCCGGCGCGGACGGCAACGCGGCACCGGGGGCGATCCACGCCTTCCTCGCGGCGCCCGGACAGGGGATCAACTTCCACCGCGGCACATGGCACGGGGTGCTGACGCCGCTGCATGCGCCCGGGCTTTTCGCCGTGGTCGACCGGATCGGCGAGACGCCCAACCTTGAAGAACACTGGCTGGAGGAGCCGCTGCTTATCACCCGGGGCTGA
- the puuE gene encoding allantoinase PuuE: protein MQRYPRNMIGHGPDRPDAKWPGGAKIAVQFVLNYEEGGENNILHGDAASEAFLSDIAGAAQWQGQRHWNMESIYEYGARAGFWRLHRLFTGYDIPLTIYGVATALARSPEQVEAMKDAGWEIASHGLKWVEHKDMPEEEERAAIAEAIRLHSEVVGEAPRGWYTGRCSANTVRLVAETGQFDYVSDTYDDDLPYWLEGDGRDQLIIPYTLEANDMRFATSPGWIEGEMFYTYLKDAFDTLIVEGEAGKPAMMSVGLHCRLIGRPGKMAGLKRFLDYIGGFEGVWTPTRLEIAEHWAKTHPPKKGPRPSTMDRETFVGTFGGIVEHSPWVAERAFDLELGAAHDRPAGLANALARVLRTASHEERLGVLQAHPDLAGKLAGAKRLTEDSTAEQASAGLDALTDAERARFTELNTAYVDKHGFPFIIAVRDHDKAGILAAFERRIANDTETEFAEACRQVERIARLRLEAVL, encoded by the coding sequence ATGCAGCGCTATCCCCGCAATATGATTGGCCACGGCCCCGACCGCCCCGACGCGAAATGGCCCGGCGGCGCGAAGATCGCAGTGCAATTCGTGCTCAACTACGAAGAGGGTGGCGAGAACAACATCCTGCATGGCGATGCCGCCTCGGAGGCCTTCCTGTCGGACATCGCCGGCGCGGCGCAATGGCAGGGCCAGCGGCACTGGAACATGGAGTCGATCTATGAGTACGGCGCCCGCGCCGGGTTCTGGCGGCTGCATCGCCTCTTCACCGGCTATGATATCCCGCTGACCATCTATGGTGTCGCCACGGCCCTCGCCCGCTCGCCCGAGCAGGTCGAGGCGATGAAGGACGCGGGCTGGGAGATTGCCTCGCATGGGCTGAAGTGGGTCGAGCACAAGGACATGCCCGAGGAGGAGGAACGCGCCGCCATCGCCGAGGCGATCCGCCTGCACAGCGAGGTCGTCGGCGAGGCGCCGCGCGGCTGGTACACCGGGCGCTGCAGCGCCAATACCGTGCGTCTGGTCGCCGAAACCGGCCAGTTCGACTATGTCTCCGACACCTATGACGACGACCTGCCCTACTGGCTCGAGGGGGACGGTCGCGACCAGCTGATCATCCCCTACACGCTCGAGGCCAACGACATGCGCTTCGCCACCTCGCCCGGCTGGATCGAGGGCGAGATGTTCTACACCTACCTCAAGGACGCGTTCGACACGCTGATCGTCGAGGGCGAAGCGGGCAAGCCTGCGATGATGTCGGTGGGGCTGCACTGCCGGCTCATTGGCCGCCCGGGCAAAATGGCCGGGCTCAAGCGGTTCCTCGACTACATTGGCGGTTTCGAAGGGGTCTGGACCCCGACCCGGCTGGAGATCGCCGAGCATTGGGCCAAGACCCACCCGCCGAAGAAGGGCCCGCGCCCGTCGACCATGGACCGCGAGACTTTTGTCGGCACCTTCGGCGGCATCGTCGAGCATTCGCCTTGGGTCGCCGAGCGCGCCTTTGATCTCGAGCTTGGCGCCGCACATGACCGTCCGGCGGGGCTGGCCAACGCCCTCGCCCGCGTGCTGCGCACCGCCAGCCACGAAGAACGGCTGGGCGTGCTGCAGGCCCACCCCGACCTCGCAGGCAAGCTCGCCGGGGCCAAGCGCCTGACCGAGGACAGCACCGCCGAACAGGCCAGCGCCGGGCTCGACGCGCTGACCGACGCCGAGCGGGCGCGGTTCACCGAGTTGAACACCGCCTATGTGGACAAGCACGGGTTTCCGTTCATCATCGCGGTGCGCGACCATGACAAGGCGGGCATCCTCGCCGCCTTCGAGCGGCGCATCGCCAATGACACCGAGACCGAGTTCGCCGAGGCCTGCCGGCAGGTCGAGCGCATTGCGCGCCTGCGGCTGGAGGCGGTGCTGTGA
- a CDS encoding bifunctional allantoicase/(S)-ureidoglycine aminohydrolase, whose product MSPSRTYAFPPAGMPPREDDPHGAAVFTTAYAFIPAGTMRDIVTSLLPGWQQARAWIIAKPLSGFAESFAQYAVELAPGGGSDAPEPDPQAQAALLITEGTARLTVAGETFDLRAGHVVYLPPSSGWTLWNAGETPCKFHWIRKRWEAAPGVSVPPVIVTHDDEVPVNWMKGCEELWGTQRFFDPEDIRHDFHANIVTFGKGGRIPFAETHVMEHGLYVLEGRARYLLNQDWVDVGPGDFMWLRAFCPQACIVDDSARFRYLLYKDVNRHVSLAPVGAAR is encoded by the coding sequence ATGTCCCCGTCCCGCACCTACGCCTTTCCGCCCGCCGGAATGCCCCCGCGCGAGGATGACCCGCATGGCGCGGCGGTCTTCACCACCGCCTATGCCTTCATCCCGGCGGGCACCATGCGCGACATCGTCACCTCGCTGCTGCCGGGCTGGCAGCAGGCCCGCGCGTGGATCATCGCAAAGCCGCTCTCGGGCTTTGCCGAGAGCTTTGCGCAATATGCGGTCGAACTGGCCCCGGGCGGCGGCAGCGACGCCCCCGAGCCCGACCCGCAGGCGCAAGCGGCGCTGCTGATCACCGAAGGCACGGCGCGGCTGACTGTTGCCGGAGAGACCTTTGATCTGCGCGCGGGCCATGTGGTCTACCTGCCGCCGAGCTCGGGCTGGACGCTGTGGAACGCTGGCGAGACGCCCTGCAAATTTCACTGGATCCGCAAGCGCTGGGAAGCGGCGCCCGGTGTGTCGGTGCCGCCGGTGATCGTCACCCATGACGACGAGGTGCCGGTCAACTGGATGAAGGGTTGCGAAGAGCTTTGGGGCACGCAGCGCTTTTTCGACCCCGAGGACATCCGCCACGACTTTCACGCCAATATCGTCACCTTCGGCAAGGGCGGGCGCATCCCCTTTGCCGAGACCCATGTGATGGAGCACGGGCTTTACGTGTTGGAGGGCCGCGCGCGTTACCTGCTCAATCAGGACTGGGTCGATGTCGGCCCGGGCGATTTCATGTGGCTGCGCGCCTTCTGCCCGCAGGCCTGCATCGTCGATGACAGCGCGCGCTTTCGCTACCTGCTCTACAAGGACGTCAACCGCCACGTCTCGCTGGCCCCGGTAGGAGCGGCACGATGA
- the rsfS gene encoding ribosome silencing factor, protein MTALPHTEVTSEQILAAVLKSLDDNKAEEIVQIDLRGKTSVCDHMVICSGRSSRQVASIAEKVAEDLKHELGVLAKTEGEETGDWVLIDTGDVIVHVFRPEVREFYQLEKMWMPLGKVTQSAT, encoded by the coding sequence ATGACGGCACTGCCCCATACCGAGGTCACGAGCGAGCAGATCCTTGCCGCCGTCCTCAAGTCTCTCGACGACAACAAGGCCGAGGAAATCGTGCAGATCGACCTGCGCGGCAAGACCTCTGTCTGCGATCACATGGTAATCTGCTCGGGGCGCTCCTCGCGGCAGGTGGCTTCGATCGCCGAGAAGGTTGCCGAGGATCTGAAACACGAGCTGGGCGTCCTTGCCAAAACCGAGGGCGAAGAGACCGGTGACTGGGTGCTGATCGACACTGGCGATGTGATTGTCCATGTGTTCCGCCCCGAAGTGCGCGAGTTCTACCAGCTCGAGAAGATGTGGATGCCGCTGGGCAAGGTGACCCAGAGCGCGACCTGA
- the smpB gene encoding SsrA-binding protein SmpB, with the protein MAKQKSDPNYKIIAENRRARFDYAIEDDIECGIVLTGSEVKSLRENSSNIAESYAAVEESELWLVNSYIAPYTRAMFPHEERRRRKLLVSKKELARLWNETQRKGMTIVPLVMYFNHKGVVKLKIGIAKGKKNHDKRETEAKRDWNRQKQRLLKERG; encoded by the coding sequence ATGGCCAAGCAGAAGTCCGACCCGAACTACAAGATCATCGCCGAGAACCGGCGCGCGCGCTTCGATTACGCGATCGAGGACGACATCGAATGCGGTATCGTGCTCACCGGCTCGGAGGTCAAAAGCCTGCGCGAGAACAGCTCCAACATCGCCGAGAGTTACGCCGCGGTGGAAGAGAGCGAGCTGTGGCTGGTGAACTCTTATATCGCGCCCTACACCCGCGCCATGTTCCCGCATGAGGAACGCCGCCGCCGCAAGCTGCTGGTCTCAAAGAAAGAGCTGGCCCGGCTGTGGAACGAGACCCAGCGCAAGGGCATGACGATCGTGCCGCTGGTCATGTATTTCAACCACAAGGGCGTGGTGAAGCTGAAGATCGGCATCGCCAAGGGCAAGAAGAACCACGACAAGCGCGAGACCGAGGCCAAGCGCGACTGGAACCGCCAGAAACAGCGTTTGCTCAAGGAGCGTGGCTGA